AGGACGGTCATAAGTATCGCCAGTAATATAGCTGAAGGCGATGAAAGAGATACAGATAAAGAGTCCGTTCGTTTCTTCTTTTTCGCCAAAGGTTCTCTTGCGGAGTTGAGGACACAAGTAGAAATTGCTTTCAATATTGGATATCTGCCTGAAGAAGATTACCAAAAAATCGAACAGAATTGCGAAGAGTTAGCTAAAATGCTCGGACAGCTAATTAAGGCAAGGCAAAATACCTATAAGCGCCAATAGCCCATAGCCCATAGCCTAAAAAAGGAATTTTATGAAAGTCTCCTACTACCCTGGATGTTCTTTAGAAGCAACGGCCAGAGATTATCAGGAATCGTTGTCCTATGTTTGCGGGCACCTGGGGATTGATCTGACCGAAATACCGGATTGGAGTTGTTGCGGTGCTTCGGCTGCCCATAGCACCGATGAATTTTTATCCATCGCCCTGCCCGGTCGTAATCTGGCCCTGGCCGAGCAGACCGGACTGGACGTAGTCGTCCCCTGCCCCCTGTGTTTTAACCGGTTGAAGACCGCCGGGCAGGCCCTGCAAAAAGGACCCGACAAAAATCAACCTTATCGCTTTTCCGGAAAAATCAAGGTCTGGGACCTGCTGGATTTCCTCAGTCAGCCCGAATGGCTTTCCTTGATTCAAGCCAAAGTCCAGCAACCCTTAAAGGGATTATCATTGGTGAGTTACTATGGGTGCATGGCCAACAGACCTCCCAAAATAACCGAAGCCGGTCAACCGGAAAATCCCCAGAACATGGATACCCTCCTTAAGGCCCTGGGGGCCACAGTCCATGACTGGTCTTATAAAACCGATTGTTGCGGCGCCAGCCATACGGTGTCCCGACCGGACATTGTCCACACCCTGGTCCAACGCCTTTATGAGAGGGCTTTGGAAACGGGTGCCGAGGCCATCGTGGTCTCCTGCCAGATGTGCCAGGCCAACCTGGATATGCCTCAAACCAAGATTTCGGAGATTTTTGGGAAACGATACGATTTGCCGATCTATTATTATACGGAATTGATCGGAGTTTCCTGGAAGGCCCCTGAGGCCAGGACCTGGCTTTCACGGCACCTGGTGAATCCGGTGCTTCTTTTGGAGCGAAAGGGATTGGTTTAAGAAAAATACAGGCGAGAGGCACGAGGCAAGAGGCGAGAGGCGAGAGGGGAAAACTAATCCGCCACCCATTGCCCATAGCCCATTGCCCATAGCCGAGGATATAATATGGAAGCAGCTGTCTTGGAATCTGTCCGTCAGGAAGCCGAAAAGGTTGGGGCCGTAATGGTCGTCGGGGCCGGCATCTCCGGGATGCAATCGGCCCTGGATCTGGCCAATGCCGGTTTCAAAGTCTACCTGGTGGATAAGAACATCAGTATCGGCGGAGTCATGGCCCAGTTGGACAAGACCTTTCCGACCAATGATTGTTCCACCTGCATGATCTCTCCGAAATTGATTGAAGTGGCCGGGAATCCCAATATTGAAATCATCACCCGCAGCCGGGTTAAAGGGGTACAAGGGCAGCCGGGGCATTTTCAGGTAACCCTGCATAAAGAACCCCGCTATATCGATGAAGAAAAATGCAATGCTTGCGGGGTTTGCACAGCCAACTGCCCGGTGAGAAACGAGGTGTTTCTTCCTGAAAAACATAAACCCGAAGTGGACTGGAAAGACCCCGAAGAAGAGCATTTCATCAAAGAGGTCATTGACCGATACCGGGAGGAACGGGGGAACCTGTTGCCCATCCTGCTGGCCATCAATACCCGGTTCAAGTGGCTTCCTCCTTACAGCCTTTCCTATGTGGCCGATGAATTGGACCTTTCTCTGGCCCAGGTCCTTCGGGTGGCCACCTTTTATAATGCCTTCAGTCTAACCCCAAGAGGGCGTCATGTCATCCAGATCTGCCTGGGTACGGGATGTTTTGTAAAAGGGTCCCCGGCTCTGTTGGACCGGCTGGAAAAACAACTCGGCATTCAGTCCGGGGCCACCACCGAGGACCGGCGTTTTACCCTGGAAACCGTCCGCTGCATCGGTTGTTGCGCCCTGGCCCCGGCCATTCGGATCGACCAGGATACTTATGGGAATCTGAAGCTCAATCAGATCCCTCATATTATTGAGAACTATCAATAGGGATTGAGACAGCCTATGAGAATACAGAGTTTGCAGGACTTGGATGCCTTGAAGCAAAAAGGCCTGGCCCTGACCTATCCGGAAAAGACCAAAATCTTTGTGGGTCTGGCCACCTGTGGTATTTCAGCCGGCGCCGAAAAGGTTTTTCAAACCCTTCAGGAAGAAATAAATAATGCCGGTCTGGACTTTGTGGTGGATCGAACCGGGTGTATCGGTTATTGCCAGCGGGAACCTCTGGTGGATGTCATCCTTCCCGGGAAACCCCGCCTGACCTATGAGCGCATGAATCCGGAAAAAGTCAAAAAACTGATCTCCGCCCTGAAAGAGGACCGGATCTATGAAGAAGGGCTTCTCTGCCGGATGGATCAGGACGAATTTCTCATTGAAAATGCTTTTCGGAAATATACCGGCAATGGGATGCCACCAGGATATGAGAAACTCCCGGCCTATGAGGAATTGCCTTTTTTTAAAAAACAACGCAAGATCGCCCTTCGAAACTGTGGTTTCATCAACCCCGAGCGGATAGAAGAATATATCGGCCGGGGAGGATATAAGGCCCTTTTCAAAGTTCTGACCGAAATGAATTGGGAAGAAGTGATTGCCGAGATTAAAAAGGCCGGCCTGCGGGGCCGCGGCGGGGCCGGATTTTCCACAGGACTTAAATGGGAATTCTGCCGTAAAGCACCCGGGGATACCAAGTATGTCATTTGCAATGCCGACGAAGGCGATCCCGGGGCCTTTATGGACCGCAGTATCCTGGAAGGAGACCCCCATACCGTCATCGAAGGTATGGCTATCGGGGCCTATGCCATGGGTGCCCAGGAAGGGTATCTCTATGTCCGGGCCGAATATCCCCTGGCCATCAAGCACCTGCAAATCGCCATTGCCCAGGCCGAGGCCTACGGCCTCCTGGGAAACAATATCTTCGGAACGGATTTCAACTTCAAACTCAAGATCAGGGAAGGGGCCGGGGCCTTTGTCTGTGGCGAGGAAACGGCCTTGATCGCTTCCATCGAGGGCAAGGTCGGAGAACCCCGACCACGCCCGCCTTTTCCGGCCCAGCGCGGTCTTTGGGATTGTCCGACCAATATTAACAATGTCAAAACCTGGTCCCATATCGCCCCCATCATGGCCCGGGGGGCGGCATGGTATGCCCAGATGGGCACGGAAACGGCCAGGGGGACCACGGTCTTTTCTCTGGTAGGGAAGGTTAAAAATACCGGCCTGGTAGAAATCCCCCTGGGCATCCCCTTGAAGGAAATGATTTTTGACATTGGAGGAGGCATCCAGGATGACCGGCCTCTGAAAGCCGTTCAGACCGGAGGGCCTTCCGGAGGGTGTATTCCCACCCGGTTAATGGATACGTCGGTAGATTACGAATCCCTGGGCCGCTTAGGATCCATCATGGGTTCAGGCGGTATGATTGTTATGGACGAAGGGACCTGCATGGTCGACCTGGCCAAGTATTTCATCTCCTTTACCATGGAGGAATCCTGCGGTAAGTGCACCCCCTGCCGGGAAGGGACCAAGCGGTTATTCGAAATCCTGACCGACATCTCTCAAGGCAAAGGAACGGAAAAAGACCTGATCGCTTTGGAGGAACTGGCCCTTTATGTCAAGGATGTATCCCTTTGTGGTCTCGGAGGAACCGCCCCTAACCCGGTATTAACGGCTTTACGTTATTTCAAAGATGAATATTTGGCCCATATTGTTGAGCGGCGTTGTCCGGCCGGCGTTTGTAAAGATCTGATCACCTATAGCATTAACCCGGAAAAATGCACCGGTTGTATGGCTTGCGCCCGAAATTGTCCCACGGAATGTATTACCGGCGAAAAGAAAACCCCCCACGTGATTGATCCCTTGAAATGCGTCCGTTGCGGGGCCTGCAGGGAATTCTGTAAATTCGGGGCGATTCAGGTTTTTTAAGAGGAGATGAATGACCATGATCTCGTTTACGATAGATGGACAGCCCTTAGACGTCTCCAAAGGCACTACTATCTTAGAGGCCTGTCGCAAACTGAGTATTAACATCCCCACCCTTTGCTATTACCAGGCCATTGAACCCTATGGGGGCTGCCGTCTTTGCCTGGTAGAAATCCAGCAGGGCGGCAGGTCCCGATTAAGCACGGCCTGTACCGCACCGGCCGAAGAAGGTCTGGAAGTCTTAACCGGCACCGACCGGATTATTAAAGCCCGCCAAATGACCATGGAACTCCTTCTGGCCCGCTGTCCGGAGGTCCCCGAGATTCAGCAAATGGCCGCCCAGTTAGGGGTCCGGGAGACCCGCTTTAAAAAAGAGGATAACCAGTGCATCCTTTGCGGCAAGTGTGTGCGGGTCTGTCAGGAGTTGATGGGCGTGGGGGCCATCGGTTTGATCAACCGGGGATCGGAAAAAATGATTTCCACCCCCTTTGGCCAATTCTCCGAAATCTGCCGTACCTGCGGGGCCTGTGCCTTTGTCTGCCCGACCGGGGCCATAACCCTGGATAAAATATCGGCCCGCATCCCTAAAATTCGGGGTTCGGAATTTAATATGGGGCTCTCGGAGCGTCCCAATATCTATAAGCCCTTTCCCCAGGCCGTACCGGCCATGCCGGCCATCGACGCCGAGAACTGTGTCCATTTCCTGACCGGAGACTGCGGGGCCTGTGAAAAATTCTGCCCGGCCGGGGCCATCGACTATAATCAGAAACCCCGGGAGTTAACCCTCGATGTGGGCGCCATTATTGCCAGCCCCGGATTTGAGACCTTTGAGGCCCGACTTAAAGGGGAATACGGATATGGCCGCTACCCCAATGTAATCACCAGCCTGGAATTTGAACGTTTCCTGTCTGCCTCCGGACCTTATGCCGGCCATATTCAAAGGCCGTCTGACCATAAGGAACCGACCAAGGTAGGCTGGATCCAGTGCGTCGGCTCCCGGGATGCCAGTCTGAATCAGGATTATTGTTCTTACGTTTGCTGTATGTATGCCACCAAGCAGGCCATCATTGCCAAGGAACATATTTCCACTATCGAGCCTTCTATCTTTTTTATCGATATCCGGGCCCAGGGCAAGGGCTTTGACCGTTATTATGAACGGGCCAAAAAAGATCATGGGGTCCGCTATGTGCGCAGCCTGCTTTCCCGGGTGGCCGAGAACCCCAGGAACCACAACCTGCAGGTTTCTTTTATCGATGAGACCAACACCTTCCAGACCGAAGAGTTCGACCTGATCATCCTCTCGGTCGGGCTGAAGCCCCACTCTGAGGCCTGGGAACTGGCCAAGGCCCTGGATCTTAAGACCGATCGATTCGGATTTTGTCAGACCCCGGAATTAAATGTAGTCGGCACCTCACAACCCGGCGTCTTTGTCAGCGGGGTCTTTCAAAACCCCAAGGATATCCCTGAGACAGTCACCCAGGCCAGTGGCGCCGCGGCTGAAGCCGCCGCCCTGTTATCGGAAGTGCGGGGGACCCAGGTCAAAGAGATGGTCTTTCCTCCCGAACGGGATGTGCGTCAGGAAGAACCCCGGATCGGGGTCTTTATCTGTCACTGCGGGATCAACATTGCCGGGGTGGTCAATGTCAGCGAGGCCAGCGCCTACGCCCGAACTTTACCCGGTGTGGTTTATGCCGATCACTTTCTCTTCACCTGTTCCACCGACAGTCAGGAAAAGATGGCCGAAATCATCCAGGAACAAGGCCTCAACCGGGCCATTGTGGCCTCCTGTTCCCCCAGGACCCATGAAGCCCTTTTTCAGGAAACCTTGCGCAAAGCGGGTTTAAATAAATATCTCTTCGAGATGGCCAATATTCGCGATCAATGTTCCTGGGTTCATCAAAGCGATCCGGCCCTGGCCACGGAAAAAGCCAAAGACCTGATCCGGATGGCCGTGGCCCGGACCCATCTTCTGGAACCTTTGTATGAAATACCCTTTGATGTGATCCAGAAGGCCCTGGTGGTCGGCGGCGGTCTGGCCGGACTGACCGCAGCCCTCAATCTGGCCGATCAGGGGTTTGAAACCTATCTGATTGAGAAGGGTCAGCACCTGGGTGGGAATGCCCTCAAACTCTCCCATTCCCTGGAAGGGGTTGATGTGCCCTCCTATTTAGGAAAACTGATCGAGCGGGCCAACCACCATGAACGCATTCGGATTTTCACTGAAGCGGAATTATCGGAAATCAATGGACATGTGGGGAATTTCCGGAGCACCGTCAACCATCAGGGGATGAAGAAAACCATAGAACATGGGGCCGTGGTCGTGGCCACCGGTGGTTCGGAATATAAACCCACCGAGTATCTCTATGGACAGGATTCGCGAATAAAAACCCAGTTGGAATTTCATCAACTGCTTTCCCAGGCCCCTGATACCATTGGCCCGGCCAAAGAAATAATCATGATCCAGTGTGTCGGCTCCCGGGATGAAGACCATCCCTACTGTTCCAGGGTCTGTTGTTCCTCAGCCGTTTCCAATGCCTTAAAAATCAAAGAAGTTAGTCCTCAAACCCGGGTCACCATTCTCTATCGGGATATGCGCACCTATGCCCAGAAAGAACTTTATTATAAAAAGGCCCGGGAGGCCGGGGTACGATTTGTGCGCTATGAAGGAGATCAAAAACCGGAATGCACCCTGGAGGGAACAAAGCTTCTGGTAACGGTCCTGGATCGCAACCTGAACCGGGCCATCCGCTTCAACCCCGATTATCTGATTTTGAGCAGTGCCATCCGCCCCAATCCGGAAAGCAAACCCCTGGCCTCGGTGTTAAAGATCCCCTCCGATGCCGATGGATTTTTCTTGGAGGCCCAT
The DNA window shown above is from Deltaproteobacteria bacterium and carries:
- a CDS encoding NAD(P)H-dependent oxidoreductase subunit E, with the translated sequence MEAAVLESVRQEAEKVGAVMVVGAGISGMQSALDLANAGFKVYLVDKNISIGGVMAQLDKTFPTNDCSTCMISPKLIEVAGNPNIEIITRSRVKGVQGQPGHFQVTLHKEPRYIDEEKCNACGVCTANCPVRNEVFLPEKHKPEVDWKDPEEEHFIKEVIDRYREERGNLLPILLAINTRFKWLPPYSLSYVADELDLSLAQVLRVATFYNAFSLTPRGRHVIQICLGTGCFVKGSPALLDRLEKQLGIQSGATTEDRRFTLETVRCIGCCALAPAIRIDQDTYGNLKLNQIPHIIENYQ
- a CDS encoding NADH-quinone oxidoreductase subunit NuoF; translation: MRIQSLQDLDALKQKGLALTYPEKTKIFVGLATCGISAGAEKVFQTLQEEINNAGLDFVVDRTGCIGYCQREPLVDVILPGKPRLTYERMNPEKVKKLISALKEDRIYEEGLLCRMDQDEFLIENAFRKYTGNGMPPGYEKLPAYEELPFFKKQRKIALRNCGFINPERIEEYIGRGGYKALFKVLTEMNWEEVIAEIKKAGLRGRGGAGFSTGLKWEFCRKAPGDTKYVICNADEGDPGAFMDRSILEGDPHTVIEGMAIGAYAMGAQEGYLYVRAEYPLAIKHLQIAIAQAEAYGLLGNNIFGTDFNFKLKIREGAGAFVCGEETALIASIEGKVGEPRPRPPFPAQRGLWDCPTNINNVKTWSHIAPIMARGAAWYAQMGTETARGTTVFSLVGKVKNTGLVEIPLGIPLKEMIFDIGGGIQDDRPLKAVQTGGPSGGCIPTRLMDTSVDYESLGRLGSIMGSGGMIVMDEGTCMVDLAKYFISFTMEESCGKCTPCREGTKRLFEILTDISQGKGTEKDLIALEELALYVKDVSLCGLGGTAPNPVLTALRYFKDEYLAHIVERRCPAGVCKDLITYSINPEKCTGCMACARNCPTECITGEKKTPHVIDPLKCVRCGACREFCKFGAIQVF
- a CDS encoding FAD-dependent oxidoreductase, producing the protein MTMISFTIDGQPLDVSKGTTILEACRKLSINIPTLCYYQAIEPYGGCRLCLVEIQQGGRSRLSTACTAPAEEGLEVLTGTDRIIKARQMTMELLLARCPEVPEIQQMAAQLGVRETRFKKEDNQCILCGKCVRVCQELMGVGAIGLINRGSEKMISTPFGQFSEICRTCGACAFVCPTGAITLDKISARIPKIRGSEFNMGLSERPNIYKPFPQAVPAMPAIDAENCVHFLTGDCGACEKFCPAGAIDYNQKPRELTLDVGAIIASPGFETFEARLKGEYGYGRYPNVITSLEFERFLSASGPYAGHIQRPSDHKEPTKVGWIQCVGSRDASLNQDYCSYVCCMYATKQAIIAKEHISTIEPSIFFIDIRAQGKGFDRYYERAKKDHGVRYVRSLLSRVAENPRNHNLQVSFIDETNTFQTEEFDLIILSVGLKPHSEAWELAKALDLKTDRFGFCQTPELNVVGTSQPGVFVSGVFQNPKDIPETVTQASGAAAEAAALLSEVRGTQVKEMVFPPERDVRQEEPRIGVFICHCGINIAGVVNVSEASAYARTLPGVVYADHFLFTCSTDSQEKMAEIIQEQGLNRAIVASCSPRTHEALFQETLRKAGLNKYLFEMANIRDQCSWVHQSDPALATEKAKDLIRMAVARTHLLEPLYEIPFDVIQKALVVGGGLAGLTAALNLADQGFETYLIEKGQHLGGNALKLSHSLEGVDVPSYLGKLIERANHHERIRIFTEAELSEINGHVGNFRSTVNHQGMKKTIEHGAVVVATGGSEYKPTEYLYGQDSRIKTQLEFHQLLSQAPDTIGPAKEIIMIQCVGSRDEDHPYCSRVCCSSAVSNALKIKEVSPQTRVTILYRDMRTYAQKELYYKKAREAGVRFVRYEGDQKPECTLEGTKLLVTVLDRNLNRAIRFNPDYLILSSAIRPNPESKPLASVLKIPSDADGFFLEAHIKLRPVDFASAGLFLCGLAHGPKFMEESISQAKGAAARAATILAQKQINVGGQVAVVDQERCVVCMTCVRTCPFGVPQVDDEGMIYINPASCQGCGNCASACPRKLIQVQHQRDDQIIAKETAIFEWLAA
- a CDS encoding four helix bundle protein is translated as MGKKGFRDLIVWQKAKDLAVLIYQITSTGPISKDYSFRDQIRRTVISIASNIAEGDERDTDKESVRFFFFAKGSLAELRTQVEIAFNIGYLPEEDYQKIEQNCEELAKMLGQLIKARQNTYKRQ
- a CDS encoding CoB--CoM heterodisulfide reductase iron-sulfur subunit B family protein — translated: MKVSYYPGCSLEATARDYQESLSYVCGHLGIDLTEIPDWSCCGASAAHSTDEFLSIALPGRNLALAEQTGLDVVVPCPLCFNRLKTAGQALQKGPDKNQPYRFSGKIKVWDLLDFLSQPEWLSLIQAKVQQPLKGLSLVSYYGCMANRPPKITEAGQPENPQNMDTLLKALGATVHDWSYKTDCCGASHTVSRPDIVHTLVQRLYERALETGAEAIVVSCQMCQANLDMPQTKISEIFGKRYDLPIYYYTELIGVSWKAPEARTWLSRHLVNPVLLLERKGLV